The following coding sequences are from one Neurospora crassa OR74A linkage group I, whole genome shotgun sequence window:
- a CDS encoding methylcrotonoyl-CoA carboxylase subunit beta, with protein MLCRVCKCPVNAIITMSFSSASRREVLLFSKQLSRAASTSPRSASLPLHPRNLGLLLHSNQQQPQQSQRQQSLLQQQRRSVATFTTPHQANAISVLKSDVDTDSPEFKENERLMGEAMARLEELTRKVHQGGPQKAREKHLLRKKMLPRDRITALIDPGTTFLELSPLAGHELYPEADVPAGGIITGVGVVEGVTCVIVANDSTVKGGTYYPITVKKHLRAQEVAKENNLPCIYLVDSGGANLPHQSDVFPDREHFGRIFFNQARMSSQGIPQIAVVMGPCTAGGAYVPAMSDESIIVQEQGHIFLAGPPLVKAATGEVVSPEELGGGAMHSSVSGVTDYLAVDDAHAIVLARRSIANLNWPRGSSTGAVTPADFEQKFEEPLYSADELLGIASTNLRKPLPIHEVIARIVDGSAFAEFKRDYGTTLVTGFAKIYGHRVGIVANNGILFSSSALKGAHFIELCAQRGIPLVFLQNISGFMVGRDAEREGIAKNGAKLVTAVACADVPKFTVVVGGSYGAGNYGMCGRAYSPRFLWMWPNARIGVMGSEQLAKVMETVGTKADPELQDRIERESDAVFSSARLWDDGVIPPQHTRRYLGLGLRAALGGRNEQAPRGTKFGVFRM; from the exons ATGCTGTGTCGAGTTTGTAAGTGTCCGGTAaacgccatcatcaccatgtcCTTCTCGTCCGCCAGCAGGAGAGAggttctcctcttctccaagcAATTGTCCAGAGCAGCCTCCACATCCCCACGATCCGCCAGTTTACCCCTGCATCCCCGCAATCtcgggctcctcctccacagcaaccagcagcaaccacaACAATCACAACGTCAACAAAGCCTCctccagcaacaacgacGCTCGGTCGCAACTTTCACGACTCCCCACCAAGCCAATGCCATCTCCGTCCTCAAGTCCGATGTCGACACCGACTCCCCCGAGTTCAAGGAGAACGAGCGCCTTATGGGCGAGGCCATGGCCCGTCTAGAAGAGCTCACCCGCAAGGTTCACCAGGGCGGTCCCCAGAAGGCGCGCGAGAAGCACCTTTTGCGCAAGAAAATGCTTCCGCGCGATCGCATCACTGCATTGATTGACCCTGGCACAACGTTCTTGGAGCTTTCTCCTTTGGCTGGCCATGAACTCTACCCCGAGGCAGATGTGCCCGCCGGTGGCATCATCACgggtgtgggtgtggttGAGGGCGTTACGTGCGTTATCGTCGCCAATGACAGCACTGTCAAGGGTGGCACTTATTATCCCATTACGGTCAAGAAGCATTTGAGGGCGCAGGAGGTTGCCAAGGAGAACAACCTGCC CTGCATCTACCTAGTCGATTCTGGTGGCGCCAACCTTCCCCATCAGTCTGATGTCTTCCCCGACCGCGAACACTTTGGTCGCATCTTCTTCAACCAAGCCCGCATGTCCTCTCAAGGTATCCCCCAGATCGCCGTGGTCATGGGGCCCTGCACCGCTGGCGGCGCCTACGTTCCCGCCATGTCCGATGAGAGCATCATCGTCCAAGAGCAGGGTCATATCTTTCTTGCCGGCCCACCGCTCGTCAAGGCCGCCACCGGCGAGGTCGTCAGCCCCGAGGAGCTTGGTGGCGGCGCCATGCACTCCTCCGTCTCCGGTGTGACCGATTACCTCGCCGTCGACGACGCGCACGCCATTGTGCTCGCCCGCCGCAGCATCGCCAATCTCAACTGGCCGCGCGGCTCCTCCACAGGTGCCGTTACCCCGGCCGACTTTGAGCAGAAATTTGAAGAACCGCTCTACAGCGCCGACGAGCTCTTGGGAATTGCCTCCACCAACCTGCGCAAGCCCCTACCCATCCACGAGGTCATTGCCCGCATCGTCGACGGCTCCGCCTTTGCCGAGTTCAAGCGCGACTACGGCACCACGCTCGTCACGGGCTTCGCCAAGATCTACGGCCACCGCGTTGGCATCGTGGCCAACAACGGCATCCTCTTCAGCTCTTCTGCCCTTAAAGGCGCACACTTCATTGAACTTTGTGCCCAGCGCGGCATCCcgctcgtcttcctccaaaATATCTCGGGCTTCATGGTCGGTCGCGACGCCGAGCGCGAGGGTATCGCCAAGAACGGCGCCAAGCTAGTCACGGCCGTGGCGTGTGCGGACGTGCCCAAGTTCAcggtcgtcgtcggcggcagTTACGGCGCGGGCAACTACGGAATGTGCGGACGGGCGTACTCACCCAGGTTCTTGTGGATGTGGCCAAACGCTAGGATTGGCGTCATGGGTAGTGAGCAGCTGGCCAAGGTGATGGAGACGGTGGGCACCAAGGCGGATCCTGAGTTGCAGGACAGGATTGAGAGGGAGAGTGATGCGGTGTTTTCGAGCGCCAGGCTGTGGGATGATGGTGTTATCCCGCCGCAGCATACGAGGAGGTACTTAGGACTTGGTTTGAGGGCGGCGTTGGGTGGAAGAAATGAGCAGGCGCCTAGGGGGACCAAGTTTGGTGTCTTTAGGATGTAG
- a CDS encoding dienelactone hydrolase, variant, which translates to MSTMQACHGHNEACCNIPPVVTSGYSPKGSFTEYDGLKTYVTGPDDATKGIVVIYDIFGYFDQTIQGADILATSDDTKYKVFMPDWFKGEPCPIEWYPPDTDEKKKNLGAFFSKNPPHGVAEKLPAFVKTLSAKHPNIKSWAIIGYCWGGKVVSLITKSENNPFSIGAECHPAMVDPEEAKGIKVPLILLASKEEPEDKVKEFEQNLSVPKHVETFKDQVHGWMAARGDLKDERVKSEYVRGYKTVLEFFGKNWK; encoded by the exons ATGTCCACCATGCAAGCCTGCCACGGCCACAACGAGGCCTG CTGTAACATCCCTCCCGTCGTCACCTCCGGCTACAGCCCCAAAGGTTCCTTCACCGAGTACGATGGCCTAAAGACCTATGTCACCGGCCCCGACGATGCCACCAAgggcatcgtcgtcatctACGACATCTTCGGCTACTTCGACCAGACCATCCAAGGCGCCGACATCCTGGCCACCAGCGACGACACCAAGTACAAGGTGTTCATGCCCGACTGGTTCAAGGGCGAGCCGTGCCCCATTGAGTGGTACCCTCCCGACacggacgagaagaagaagaacctgGGCGCTTTCTTCAGCAAGAACCCTCCCCATGGCGTCGCCGAGAAGCTCCCTGCCTTTGTCAAGACCCTGAGCGCCAAGCATCCCAACATCAAGTCCTGGGCTATCATTGGT TACTGCTGGGGCGGCAAGGTCGTCTCCCTAATTACCAAGTCCGAGAATAACCCCTTCTCCATTGGCGCCGAGTGCCACCCGGCCATGGTAGACCCCGAGGAGGCCAAAGGCATCAAGGTGCCCCTCATCCTGCTCGCCTCTAAGGAGGAGCCCGaggacaaggtcaaggagtTTGAGCAGAACCTTAGCGTGCCCAAGCACGTCGAGACCTTCAAGGACCAGGTCCACGGCTGGATGGCGGCGCGCGGCGACTTGAAGGACGAGCGCGTCAAGAGCGAGTATGTCAGGGGGTACAAGACTGTTTTGGAGTTCTTTGGCAAGAACTGGAAGTAA
- a CDS encoding transcriptional regulator, variant, translating to MIHRQRYSHYLPLKRPSRTTSRSASLNKDGTRSPPKDKPEGRNGRGTTTSSASKRRSTMNSRGADYDEAEALRRAIEASKEDAASEQPETTTRRTKRGRSDSEEKSENKRQRTSSRSASPSLDKTTEDSDDAGTTTRNGAKSRSRGGVAGRTLRTEKTTEKEERERQRAEAANKRKGRAERRRADGTKATTLAKASGIDTDTDSDPSDELPLAARAAVNKTPATTTPVAAATAVTTTTTTTTTTMATPAAAEEPAEQEEQSPAVPEPPPASQSTPEDPPAAATPTAKIEKKRSHKKKGRNQYTRDDNEPSPARSQSGEAPAEVPPPPKPSKAEEKATGHGKQGKNKGGMNSKITMTDMKRRAAALLDFISRTQVELAGESPSDDDKTNGNSVAPQLATDCEKPGSATGILGVNCSTPAAVMTSEGQLGKDFKDLSCVEMMDSLTRRLVKWQQEYTV from the exons ATGATTCACAGACAACGCTATTCGCACTACCTACCCCTTAAGCGCCCCTCTCGAACCACTTCTAGATCCGCCTCTCTCAACAAGGATGGCACGAGATCACCGCCCAAAGATAAACCGGAGGGCCGCAACGGACGTGGTACGACCACTTCCTCCGCGTCGAAGCGAAGATCTACAATGAACAGCCGAGGCGCTGACTACGACGAAGCTGAAGCCCTGAGACGGGCGATTGAAGCAAGCAAAGAAGATGCAGCTTCTGAACAACCCGAAACTACCACGAGAAGAACAAAGCGAGGCAGAAGCGATAGCGAAGA AAAGTCAGAAAACAAGAGGCAGAGGACGAGCTCTCGATCGGCCTCTCCTAGCCTTGACAAGACCACTGAGGACTCTGACGACGCCGGCACAACAACGCGGAATGGTGCAAAGTCTAGATCGCGGGGCGGCGTAGCAGGCCGCACTCTGCGCACCGAGAAGACAACTGAAAAAGAAGAACGCGAACGACAAAGGGCTGAGGCAGCAAACAAGCGAAAGGGTAGAGCTGAGCGCCGGCGAGCTGATGGTACGAAAGCCACGACTCTCGCGAAGGCATCTGGAATTGACACAGATACAGATTCAGACCCTTCGGACGAGTTACCACTAGCAGCTCGTGCGGCAGTGAACAAGACGCCCGCTACAACGACACCGGTCgcagccgccaccgccgtgACCACTACAAcgactactactaccactacTATGGCTACCCCTGCCGCTGCGGAAGAACCggcagaacaagaagaacaatCACCAGCGGTACCCGAACCCCCTCCTGCCTCACAGTCCACTCCGGAAGACCCTCCCGCTGCAGCTACTCCCACAGCCAAGATTGAGAAGAAGCGATCACATAAGAAGAAGGGTCGCAATCAATACACACGTGATGACAACGAGCCATCGCCTGCAAGATCACAGTCAGGGGAGGCACCAGCTGAAGTACCGCCTCCTCCGAAGCCAAGTAAGGCCGAAGAGAAGGCTACTGGACACGGAAAACAAGGGAAGAATAAGGGTGGGATGAACAGCAAGATCACCATGACTGACATGAAGAGGAGGGCCGCAGCACTCCTTGACTTCATTTCGCGAACCCAAGTTGAGCTTGCTGGCGAGTCACCATCGGATGATGACAAGACGAACGGCAACAGCGTCGCACCACAGTTAGCAACTGACTGTGAAAAGCCAGGGTCGGCAACAGGCATACTCGGGGTCAATTGCTCGACCCCAGCCGCTGTCATGACTTCAGAAGGGCAGCTAGGAAAGGATTTCAAGGACCTCAGCTGcgtggagatgatggacaGCTTGACCCGGAGGTTGGTCAAGTGGCAGCAGGAGTATACAGTGTGA
- a CDS encoding isovaleryl-CoA dehydrogenase, which produces MSTQGLSRALARSTTTKSIPRIPTGISRVPRQSRLHSTYTATTTTTTTTTTTTTRRPSPTTVSPLLTLNHIQTQRRNASHHNKHPAGFTPPSPTDLAELRERVQEFVRRSLPETLAAETDKSNAFPPHMWQALGDAGLLGITADEAYGGLSMGYQAHCVVMEELSRASGSIALSYAAHSQLCVNQLSLNGNAEQKEKYLPGLISGEKVGALAMSESGSGSDVVSMRTTAKKVEGGGYKLNGSKMWITNGPDADVIVVYAKTEPDAGSKGITAFIVETKKDGVKAEGFECLRKLDKMGMRGSNTGELVFENVFVPEENVLGKVNGGVRVLMEGLDLERLVLSAGPLGLMQAALDVALPYAHSRKQFGTPIAHFQLLQGKLADMYTKLQASRAYTYATAKTVDEQGVIKTQDCAGAILYAAERATEVALDAIQILGGMGYMEEMPVSRIMRDAKLYEIGAGTSEVRRMVIGRVFNKEYAHLANN; this is translated from the coding sequence ATGTCCACCCAAGGCCTCTCCCGCGCCCTTGCGcgctccaccaccaccaaatccaTCCCCAGAATCCCCACGGGGATTTCAAGGGTTCCCCGTCAATCGCGACTCCACAGCACTTACacggcgacaacaacaacaacaaccacaaccacaaccacaacaacacgccgcccatcaccaaccacaGTCTCACCACTGCTAACCCTCAACCACATCCAAACTCAACGCCGCAATGCCTCCCACCACAACAAACACCCCGCCGGCTTcactcccccctcccccaccgaCCTCGCCGAGCTCCGCGAGCGCGTGCAAGAATTCGTCCGGCGTTCCCTTCCCGAGACCCTCGCCGCCGAAACCGACAAATCCAATGCCTTCCCGCCTCACATGTGGCAGGCCCTCGGCGACGCCGGTCTGCTCGGCATCACGGCCGACGAAGCCTACGGCGGTCTGTCGATGGGTTACCAAGCGCACTGCGTCGTCATGGAGGAACTCTCGCGCGCTTCGGGCTCGATTGCCTTGTCCTATGCCGCGCACAGCCAATTGTGCGTGAACCAGCTGAGTCTGAACGGCAACGCCGAGCAAAAGGAGAAATACCTGCCGGGACTGATTTCCGGCGAAAAGGTCGGTGCGTTGGCCATGAGTgagagtggaagtggaagcgatGTGGTCAGCATGCGGACGACGgccaagaaggtcgaggGCGGCGGGTATAAGCTCAATGGAAGCAAGATGTGGATCACCAATGGCCCGGATGCGGACGTGATTGTGGTGTATGCCAAGACGGAGCCGGATGCTGGAAGTAAAGGGATCACGGCTTTTATCGTTGAGACGAAGAAGGACGGCGTCAAGGCAGAGGGGTTCGAGTGCCTGAGGAAGCTGGACAAGATGGGCATGCGTGGGTCGAACACCGGCGAGCTAGTGTTTGAGAATGTATTTGTGCCCGAGGAGAATGTGCTGGGCAAGGTCAATGGGGGCGTGAGGGTGTTGATGGAGGGACTGGATCTGGAGAGGCTGGTGCTGAGCGCGGGACCGCTGGGTTTGATGCAGGCGGCGCTGGATGTTGCCTTGCCGTATGCTCACTCGAGGAAGCAGTTCGGCACCCCGATTGCCCATTTCCAGCTGTTGCAGGGCAAGTTGGCCGATATGTACACCAAGTTGCAGGCGTCGAGGGCGTACACGTATGCGACGGCCAAGACGGTTGATGAGCAAGGGGTTATCAAGACACAAGACTGCGCTGGTGCTATTTTGTATGCGGCAGAGAGGGCGACCGAGGTCGCTCTGGATGCCATTCAGATCTTGGGTGGTATGGGCTACATGGAGGAGATGCCGGTGTCGAGGATCATGAGGGATGCCAAGTTGTATGAGATTGGCGCGGGCACCTCAGAAGTTAGGAGGATGGTCATTGGAAGGGTTTTCAACAAGGAATATGCCCATTTGGCCAACAACTAG
- a CDS encoding dienelactone hydrolase, with protein MPGPNQSRLTASVPSASSASLSSVSRTSAYSRLLHSTSHSSSASAARQTIAYSRPIISAQFIANTLVNSPAPLPTAKMSTMQACHGHNEACCNIPPVVTSGYSPKGSFTEYDGLKTYVTGPDDATKGIVVIYDIFGYFDQTIQGADILATSDDTKYKVFMPDWFKGEPCPIEWYPPDTDEKKKNLGAFFSKNPPHGVAEKLPAFVKTLSAKHPNIKSWAIIGYCWGGKVVSLITKSENNPFSIGAECHPAMVDPEEAKGIKVPLILLASKEEPEDKVKEFEQNLSVPKHVETFKDQVHGWMAARGDLKDERVKSEYVRGYKTVLEFFGKNWK; from the exons ATGCCTGGTCCCAATCAGTCCCGTCTCACGGCTTCAGTGCCATCTGCTTCCTCTGCGAGTCTCTCTTCTGTTTCGCGAACCAGCGCCTATTCCCGTCTTCTACATAGCACATCCCACTCTTCTTCAGCCAGTGCTGCTCGACAGACCATTGCATATTCACGACCCATCATCTCTGCTCAATTCATTGCGAATACCCTTGTTAACAGTCCGGCGCCCCTGCCAACAGCCAAAATGTCCACCATGCAAGCCTGCCACGGCCACAACGAGGCCTG CTGTAACATCCCTCCCGTCGTCACCTCCGGCTACAGCCCCAAAGGTTCCTTCACCGAGTACGATGGCCTAAAGACCTATGTCACCGGCCCCGACGATGCCACCAAgggcatcgtcgtcatctACGACATCTTCGGCTACTTCGACCAGACCATCCAAGGCGCCGACATCCTGGCCACCAGCGACGACACCAAGTACAAGGTGTTCATGCCCGACTGGTTCAAGGGCGAGCCGTGCCCCATTGAGTGGTACCCTCCCGACacggacgagaagaagaagaacctgGGCGCTTTCTTCAGCAAGAACCCTCCCCATGGCGTCGCCGAGAAGCTCCCTGCCTTTGTCAAGACCCTGAGCGCCAAGCATCCCAACATCAAGTCCTGGGCTATCATTGGT TACTGCTGGGGCGGCAAGGTCGTCTCCCTAATTACCAAGTCCGAGAATAACCCCTTCTCCATTGGCGCCGAGTGCCACCCGGCCATGGTAGACCCCGAGGAGGCCAAAGGCATCAAGGTGCCCCTCATCCTGCTCGCCTCTAAGGAGGAGCCCGaggacaaggtcaaggagtTTGAGCAGAACCTTAGCGTGCCCAAGCACGTCGAGACCTTCAAGGACCAGGTCCACGGCTGGATGGCGGCGCGCGGCGACTTGAAGGACGAGCGCGTCAAGAGCGAGTATGTCAGGGGGTACAAGACTGTTTTGGAGTTCTTTGGCAAGAACTGGAAGTAA
- a CDS encoding HCO3, with translation MLEKPEAKASWLATVSNRFKKGGKLQPFRLLRQDIHNLRQRYVSDWTVFNQLVVASAVYVFFTNILPGITFANDLFVLTGESWGTIEVVFSTGLCGLIFSLFSAQPLTILGVTGPFSVLAENMYKLCTNNFHVPFLPVMAWSLIHSAWMHYLLAIFNAHDYTMQYVTDFSADIFSLLNSVIYFHKASLELKRNHDNVPFDAFLYSIIGAFGTCLMAIFLSTALEWKPLFGRIIRMGLAEYAAAISIIFFIGVPYMGELANLDHERLSIQKSFRPTSPARDMFFVRFWEVPLEWVFISIIPGAIITVLFYFDHEISSIICTVERYGVKKPGGYAWDIVLLGTTTALCGILGIPPANGLLPQAPLHSESLRHWVEVDDDDDEDSDTPLTTTSNNNPPQSATATATATATASPSTSSSSTTLSSPNIDDAAPRKKKLVPRVHEQRYSPLLQSAMILVFISPPFQHLLGFTPTSVLAGLFMYMGYQSLSVNPILPRFFEMLSPPSELPPLPNPQISRWAVHGYTLTQIVLTGIIFGVTLTVAAPGFPVIIIILVPVRLWIMNRIWGRETLRFVDGWACRPGKPEDSEEEKAARGEGERGGGDENVSASANVGEDDVERGLAMTSTGMINEGVKEKQR, from the exons ATGCTGGAGAAGCCCGAGGCCAAAGCCTCATGGCTGGCCACAGTCTCAAATAGGTTCAAGAAAGGAGGGAAGCTCCAGCCATTCAGGTTGCTGAGGCAGGACATACACAACCTACGCCAGAGATATGTTTCGGATTGGACAGTCTTCAACCAACTGGTCGTCGCCAGTGCCGTCTATGTTTTCTTCACCAATATCCTCCCGGGCATTACCTTTGCCAACGATCTCTTTGTCCTCACCGGAGAATCATGGGGCACCATCGAAGTTGTCTTTAGCACTGGCCTTTGCGGcctcatcttctccctcttctctgcACAGCCCTTGACTATCTTGGGTGTCACTGGTCCCTTTTCCGTTCTGGCGGAGAACATGTACAAGCTATGTACAAATAACTTTCAT gtccccttcctcccggTCATGGCCTGGTCCCTCATCCACTCCGCCTGGATGCACTACCTTCTCGCCATTTTCAATGCCCACGACTACACCATGCAATATGTCACCGACTTCAGCGCCGAtatcttctccctccttaATTCCGTCATCTACTTCCACAAGGCCAGTCTCGAGCTCAAACGAAATCACGACAATGTTCCCTTCGACGCCTTCCTCTACTCCATCATTGGCGCCTTCGGCACCTGCCTCATGGCCATCTTTCTGTCTACCGCACTCGAATGGAAGCCCTTGTTCGGGCGCATCATCCGCATGGGACTAGCCGAGTACGCGGCCGccatctccatcatcttctttaTCGGCGTCCCGTACATGGGCGAGCTAGCGAATCTCGACCACGAGCGCCTTTCCATCCAAAAGTCGTTTCGACCCACCAGCCCGGCCCGCGACATGTTCTTCGTGAGGTTCTGGGAGGTGCCACTGGAGTGGGTGTTCATCTCCATCATCCCCGGCGCCATCATCACGGTGCTGTTCTACTTTGACCACGAGATCAGCAGCATCATCTGCACTGTCGAGCGCTACGGCGTGAAGAAGCCGGGCGGGTACGCTTGGGACATTGTCCTGCTGGGCACGACCACTGCGCTTTGTGGAATCCTGGGTATCCCGCCTGCGAACGGCTTGTTGCCGCAGGCGCCTTTGCATTCGGAGTCTCTGCGGCATTGGGTGGAagttgacgacgatgatgacgaagacTCCGACACCCcccttactactacctctaataataatccccCCCAGTCAGCTACAGCCACAGCCACAGCCACAGCCACAGCCTcaccctcaacctcctcctcttccacaaCCTTATCATCCCCCAACATCGACGACGCCGCCCCCAGAAAGAAGAAACTCGTTCCCCGCGTCCACGAACAGCGCTACTCTCCCCTTCTCCAATCCGCCATgatcctcgtcttcatcagCCCCCCCTTCCAACACCTCCTCGGCTTCACCCCCACCTCCGTCTTGGCGGGTCTGTTCATGTACATGGGCTACCAATCGCTTTCCGTGAACCCCATTCTCCCTCGCTTCTTCGAAATGCTTTCCCCGCCCTCGGAACTCCCGCCTCTACCCAACCCGCAAATCTCACGATGGGCGGTGCATGGGTATACCCTCACCCAAATCGTGCTGACGGGCATCATCTTCGGCGTGACCTTGACGGTCGCGGCGCCGGGGTTTCCGGTGATTATCATCATTTTGGTCCCCGTGAGGCTGTGGATCATGAATAGGATATGGGGCAGGGAGACGTTGAGGTTTGTGGATGGGTGGGCGTGTAGGCCGGGGAAGCCGGAGGATAGTGAGGAGGAAAAAGCAGcgaggggagagggagagaggggtggtggtgatgagaatGTGAGTGCGAGCGCAAATGTGGGTGAGGACGACGTGGAGAGGGGACTGGCGATGACGTCGACGGGGATGATCAATGAGGGTgtgaaggagaagcagaGGTGA
- a CDS encoding mitochondrial GTPase has product MSGTITGKVAAGATAAVTSAVENVARTATSLTAGGGFAPREVYESSTQITRSYYLGHHASALNKMRQTISNVGLIIECRDFRVPICSWNPLLERSLAASAAGERSRIIVYTKHDLGPPSGNFSKETSIEGYTNGRYQNGKDMVKTLKKYHKNSYTTKDVMFLGTSAGARSRNDAPNNDKHLLESIKRIAREADSLTGMRAMVVGMPNSGKSTLLNRLRAKGMGLPKAAQTGATPGVTRKIGTPVRIIAGESADDPSSAGLGEGVFIMDTPGVFIPYVSDPEDMLRLALVGCVKDGVIPSVTVADYLLYHLNLVDPKLYTRKFDLGKPTNDVHEFLRAVATRTGKLRKGSELNLENAADWVVQAWRRGDLGRFALERVTEETLAQAVEKAREPTVSISQARKKEKEQRKVAQQMKWAGITAPPGGSVA; this is encoded by the coding sequence ATGTCGGGCACAATAACTGGCAAAGTAGCAGCCGGCGCCACGGCCGCCGTCACCTCGGCAGTCGAGAATGTCGCAAGGACCGCAACCTCCCTCAcagccggcggcggcttcgcACCGCGCGAAGTTTACGAATCCTCGACCCAAATCACCCGCTCCTACTACCTCGGTCACCACGCCTCCGCCCTCAACAAAATGCGCCAAACCATCTCGAACGTCGGCTTGATCATCGAATGCCGCGACTTCCGCGTACCCATCTGCTCGTGGAACCCGCTCCTCGAGCGCAGtctcgccgcctccgccgccggcgaGCGCTCCCGCATCATCGTCTATACGAAGCACGACCTCGGCCCACCCTCGGGCAACTTCTCCAAAGAGACCTCCATCGAGGGCTACACCAACGGCCGCTACCAAAACGGCAAGGACATGGTCAAGACCCTCAAGAAGTACCACAAGAACTCCTACACCACCAAAGACGTCATGTTCCTCGGCACCTCCGCCGGCGCCCGCAGCCGCAACGACGCGCCCAACAACGACAAACACCTGCTCGAGTCCATCAAGCGCATTGCTCGCGAAGCCGACTCCTTGACGGGCATGCGCGCCATGGTGGTCGGCATGCCCAACAGCGGCAAATCCACCCTGCTCAACCGGCTGCGCGCCAAGGGCATGGGTCTGCCCAAAGCCGCACAAACCGGCGCCACACCGGGCGTCACCCGCAAGATCGGCACCCCCGTGCGCATCATAGCTGGCGAGTCCGCCGACGACCCGAGCAGCGCCGGCTTAGGCGAGGGAGTCTTCATCATGGACACGCCGGGCGTGTTCATCCCGTACGTCTCGGACCCGGAGGACATGCTCCGTCTGGCGCTGGTGGGGTGCGTGAAAGACGGCGTGATCCCGTCCGTCACGGTGGCCGATTACCTGCTTTACCATTTGAATCTTGTCGACCCGAAGCTGTACACGCGCAAGTTCGACTTGGGCAAGCCGACCAACGACGTGCACGAGTTCCTGCGGGCGGTAGCGACACGCACGGGTAAACTGAGAAAGGGGTCGGAGCTGAACCTGGAAAACGCAGCCGACTGGGTGGTGCAGGCGTGGCGGCGCGGAGACCTGGGCAGGTTCGCGCTGGAGAGGGTCACAGAGGAGACGCTCGCGCAGGCGGTCGAGAAGGCGAGGGAGCCGACGGTGAGTATCAGCcaggcgaggaagaaggaaaaggagcagAGAAAGGTCGCGCAGCAGATGAAGTGGGCAGGCATAACGGCGCCGCCAGGTGGAAGTGTTGCGTAG